AATCAAAGTTTTTGATGCTTACAGACCCCAAAAAGCGGTAAATAATTTTAAGGCATGGGCATTGGACATTGCAGACACCTTGGCAAAACAAGAGTTTTATCCAAATGTTGACAAAAGAGATTTGTTTAAGCTTGGATATATTGCTGAGAAGTCTGGTCATAGTCGAGGCAGCACGATCGACCTTACAATAATAAAGCTAGATGACAAAACAGAACTCGACATGGGTACTGGTTTCGACTTTTTCGGAGAGCCCTCTCATCATGATTATAAAAATCTTACCGAAGAACAAAGGAACAATCGAAAGGTCTTACGCAACATTATGGAAAAACATGGTTTCAAAGCGATAGAAGAAGAATGGTGGCACTATACATTGAAAAATGAACCATTCAAGGATCAATACTTTGATTTTGATGTGAAGTGATAAAATATGAAATGGATTAGATTCTTACTTCAGAATGCTAAATAGATAAAAAAAGCGGACAATTGTCCGCTATATCCTTTGGTGTTCAATATCTAACCATAAACCGGTCTAAATACTTTCTACTAAATACTATTAAAACGGTGCATCATCCGGCATATCATTCATTCTGGAAGGCATTGTAATTCCACCGCCGAAATTTCCGAAGTTTCCTGAAGGCTGAATGGCACTTCCCATTCCACCGCCAAAGTCATTAAAGCTTCCGCCATCATTGCTCATTCCTGAGAAGTCATCTTCCAGGTCTACGAACTTCACATACTTACCTACGAACCTTAACGGTACGATACCGGTCTCACCGTTACGGTGTTTTGCGATAATTACTTCTCCCACACCTACTGTTGATCTACCTTCTTCATCTTCTAGAAGTCCATAGTATTCTGGACGATATAAGAAAAGTACCATATCGGCATCCTGCTCAATAGATCCAGATTCACGAAGGTCGGACAACATTGGTCTTTTACTGTTTCCAGGTCTAGATTCAACGGCACGGCTCAACTGTGAAAGGGCAAGCACAGGTATATTCAATTCTTTTGCTACTGACTTCAGCGCACGTGAGATACTACCGATCTCTTGCTCACGGTTACCACCCCCGCCTTTTCCGTCACCTTTACCGTGCATCAACTGCAAGTAATCGACAATGACCATTTGGATATCGTATTGCGCTTTTAGACGTCTACATTTCGCACGGAATTCGAAGACGTTCAATGCCGGGGTATCATCAATGATCAAAGGAGCTTCAGTCAATCGACCGATTCTAGAGTGCAATTGTTGCCACTCATGGTCAGCAAGGTTTCCTTTTTTGAGTTTCTCTTGTTCGATTTCAGTTTCACCAGCGATCAGACGATTAACCAACTGTACAGATGACATCTCCAGAGAGAATACCGCCACTGGTTTGTCGTGATCTACCGCAGCATTCCGTGCTACTGAAAGTACGAATGCTGTTTTACCCATTGCAGGACGAGCCGCAATGATGACCAAATCGGAAGGTTGCCAACCAGATGTCATACGATCTAAGGCAGTCAAACCCGAAGGTATACCTGTTAATCCGTCGGTTTTGTCGCGTAGCAGTTCCAATGAAGAAATTGCTTCTCGCATGATATCGTCCATTTTTCTTGAGTCTCTTCTCAAGTTATTTTGGGCAATATCAAACAATGATTTTTCGGCATGATCCAAAAGGTCGAAGATATCAGATGTTTCATCATAGGATGAGTTGATAATCTCGGTTGATACTTTTATCAGTTCCCTTTGGATATATTTTTGGGAAATAATGCGTGCGTGGTATTCGATATTTGCTGCAGATACTACACGATCTGTCAGTTGTGTAATATAATAAGCTCCTCCCACCATTTCCAAGGATCCCATTTGACGCAATTCAGCGACAACAGTCAAGATATCTATTGGAGATGTTTTTTGGAAAAGGTTATAGATTGCTTGGAATATTTTTTGGTGTGCTTCTTTATAGAATGAATCTGGCTTAAGGATGTCGATGACTTCACTAAGCGCATTTTTTTCCAACATAAGAGCACCCAACACGGCTTCTTCCAAGTCCAAAGCCTGTGGAGGGAGCTTACCCAGTCCGGAGACCAATTTGTTTAAGCTCGTTCTTTTTTTGTTGAAGTTTGCACGACTAGGTTGCCCTGACGCATTGTTTGTAAATTCGTTTTCTAAAGACATACTAAAAATATTTCTCGGCTTGATTCACCTTGTTTTTCAAGGATAGGGTAACAAATGTAATAAAAATAAAAGCTGCCCTGCCATCAAGTTTTTAACAGTCAAAATTAGGTGCTCCAACAATCATGCTATAGCGGTTGAAAAACAGGGACTAATAATTAACAATGATTGTGAAGAACCTGTTAACAAATAAATTTAAGCATTCAGAATCAGTATTTTAGAGGAATGTGGATAAGATTGACCATTGTGAATAACCTACCCGAAGCATATTTAAAAGGGTTGTTTTGACATCAATTCATCTCAAATATTCATAGTCAATGAGTTAAGCCACTTTAAGTATTCTTTAGGTTCACAACAGGTTCCCGAATGACAAAAATTTCTAGTCACTTTGTTGTATCTTTGTTGAAAGTCAAACATTACATCAAGCGGTAAATCTTATTGAAAATTTATCAAAAAGTGAGGTGTAAAAATTAAAATAAATAAATAATAATGAGGACAGTTTTAATCACAGGTGCTAGCTCGGGTATTGGAGAATCTTGTGCCCTAGAATTGGCTAAAGAAAATAAATATAGGTTTTTGCTTTGTGCCAGAAGGGTAGAGAAACTGGAAGAGTTGACGCAAAAGATAAAGACAATCAATCCGAATTCTGAGACCCATACTTTTAAATTGGATGTTCGGAATTCTGAAGAAGTGGAAACTACCTTGTCAAACTTGCCTGAAGAATGGAAGAACATTGATATTCTGATCAATAATGCAGGTCTGAGTCAGGGTTTGGATGCGATTCAAGACGGTCAGATCGGAGATTGGGACCGGATGATTGACACGAATGTAAAAGGGTTGCTTTATGTGACCAAATATGTAATTCCAATGATGGCTGGCAGTGAACAAGCTCACATCATCAACCTAGGTTCAATAGCAGGGAAAGAGGTTTATCCTAATGGAAATGTATATTGTGCTACTAAACATGCTGTAGATGCATTGACCAAGGCAATGCGAATTGATTTGCTGTCAAAAGGCATCAAAGTGACCAGCATTGACCCGGGTATGGTTGAAACAGAATTTTCAGAGGTACGATTTCATGGGGATAAGGATAGAGCAAAAAGTGTTTATCACGGATTGACTCCGCTTACTGGACAAGATATAGCAGAGATTGTATCATTTGTACTTTCGAGACCAAAACATGTTAATATAAATGACTTGTTGGTTATGCCAACAGCACAAGCAAACGGAACATTAGTAATTAGAAAATAAATAAAAGAAGATGTCATTAGAAGCAAAAATCAATCAAGATATTAAAGCGGCGATGATCGCTAAAGACAATGTAAGATTACGTGGATTGCGTGCTATCAAAGCTGCAATACTATTAGCTAATACTGAGAAAGGCCATGCAGAACAACTAACTGAGGACGGCGAAATCAAGGTATTGCAAAAACTTGCGAAACAACGCAAAGAATCTGCTGAAATCTATCAGCAACAAGACAGAAAAGACCTTTACACGATCGAGATTGAAGAATTGGAAGTAATTGAGGAATTCCTACCCAAACAATTAGATCGTGATGCCATTGAAAATGTAGTAAAAGGAATTATTGCAGAAACTGGAGCTTCTTCCATTAAAGACATGGGAAAAGTAATGGGTGCAGCAAATCAAAAATTGGCTGGTCAAGCAGATGGGAGAACGATTTCGGAGGTTGTAAAATCATTATTGAGTTAAGATATGGAATGGAGGATTAAATCCTTTTCAGACCTTAGTTCCTTGGAGCTCTATAAAATTTTGCAATTAAGGATCAATGTTTTTATGCTGGAGCAAGATTGTCTATATCCGGAATGTGATGATAAAGACTTGAAAGGCGAGCACCTTTATTTGGTTGAAGAAGACCAATGTTTAGCTTACGCTAGGCTTTTGCCTCCTGATGTCTCCTACCCTAATTGCAGTTCGATTGGAAGAGTGGTTGTCCATGCTGATCATAGACAGCATAAGTATGGTCAAGAACTTATGGAGCGTGCGATTGCCTATTTGAAGAATGAGTTTCCAGAAGTTCCTATTAGAATTAGCGCCCAGGAATATCTCAAACGATTCTATACCAATTTTGGCTTTAAAATAGAAAGCGATGTTTACTTGGAGGATGATATTCCTCACTTAGAAATGGCTTTATATTAAAAACGAAAACCCGTCAGAAATTGACGGGTTTTGCTTTTGTTATGATTGGTCTATTCTACTAGCTTAGTTAAGAACTCAGGATCTTCAATCTCTGACAATAATGATTGTTTAGTAAGGATCGGGTTATGTTTCACCCTTACTTTCGTCCATCTTCCCAATGTGAGGTTGTATTCTCCACCCATATAATTAAAATGTCCGAGGTTTGCCGGAGTATTATAGGTATGTGCATTTGTATTGGTTCCACTTCTGTAGAACGGCTGTTCCTCTAAAGTCAAAGGATTGATAATATCGTATACATCCGTATTAGCAATTCTATATCCTTTATTATCAGCATACAGACTTCCACCTGTTGCTACAAAAACCACGTCTTCAGGAATTGATTTATCATCTATTTTAGTTCCTTCAAAAATTGCAATTCCGTACGCAAATCCACTATTTGCTAATAAGTTTGAAGTTCTATTACCAAAGTCAAATCCGTTATTCTTAGAGTAATCGTAGGATTGAATCCAATTAGCTTCTTTGATACTAGTAGATCCATTACCGTTGATCAGCTTATTCGATCCTCCCACGTAAAAAAGCTTTCCTTTCTGAACTTTACCTTTTGTTAAATCGAACTTATATGTTCTCATTCCCCCTGTTGCCCAACCTTTTTGAGGCACACCTGTAGGTCTTGCACGTGTTGCGTTGTTATTGGTTACAACGGACATGGGTGTTTTGGAAAAGTCAATATCCTCAGTCGCCATAAATTGCATATATTCATGGTTGGAGTCAGAACCTGCAGGATCATTCATCCATCCAGTAATGATTACCTTTGGAGTTTTGTAAACAGATTTCAATTCTATCAAATCCTTACTGCTTCTCAACCTATGATACGGCACTAATTTGTCACCATCTTTTTTGATAAAGATGATCCCAAAATAATTAGCCATTCTCAACTGCGGCAATTTAGCAATAGGAGAATTAGGGTCAGTTTGCACATTGATTGTTCCGAAACCATCATTTATTTCAAAATCTCCAGAAATGACCTGTCCTTCTTTTGGCGTATATCCAACGCCTGCTTTTACAAGTGCTACCAACGTACTTTCAAAATGGTCAGGATTCGCTGCTATTCTTGCTGTATTCGTCAATGTCACTGCAACAGGTCTGTCAGAAGCTACTTTACTAATTTTATTGTTGGTTATATTTTTTATCTGAAGGATTCCATCTACTCGATCTAGGGTTGAGCCTTCAATATCAATTATCAATGAATCTCCAGGTACATAGCTCTTGGCATCTGAACCAATATTTATAGCTATACCTCGACTAAAATTTAGCCTCCTTTTATCTTGTACGATCAACAAATCTTTAGGCAGATTATCTGCTTGATGATCTGAAATCACAGTGACAGCAATCTTGGAGGAACCTCCAAGAGATTGCACATTTAGTTGAACAGGCTTGCCTTTGAATATAGTCCTGACATCATATAAACCAATATATGGACTTACGACTCCGCCGGGATAATTGGTTTTTTACACACCCAATGATTGAACTGATCAAAAGGATTGCAAAGGTTATTTTTAAAAATATATTTTTCATTGGATATTATTTATGGTTTTTGCCACCAGACTTTAGTATTCATTTCATCAGGACCTTGCCTTTCAATGGCGGCTCTATAATTCTTGGAATTAGTGGATTGTACATATACAGGATAAGTCATTCTTGCTGGCATTTCACCGTTATTTGACAGTCCTTTCCCTTTTGGTAAGATTGGGTGACCTGTTCTTCTATGTTCAAACCACTGTTGGTTGTCAACCATAAACAGGGCATAATATTTCTGTCTGTGCAATCTTTCCATTTTCTGTTCTATATTCTCGTTATCATTCCAATCTATGTCAGAAGCAACTAAATGGGATTGAGCATTGCCTTTCCAATTCGGCAACCATAGTCTGATGCATGACTCTACCCCGCTATAAAAGGCTTCTCGAACATTGCCCTTAATTATCCCTTTAAGGATAGCCTCAGCTTTAATAAACTCCACTTCTGAGAAGTTCAACATCATCCCAGTTAGAGGCTCCTTCTGCAGACTATTTACCCCTCCCTGCTGGTCAGCAGAATAGAAATACGACATTTTTGTAACATCTTCATTTCCTGGTTCATATCCGCTAGGCACTCCTGTATAGCTTCCACTAATTGGTGCAATTCCCAATCTATTTACATTGCCGGTACCATATTCTGGGATGTTAAGCCTGGGATCATTGGAATCTCTTAAGAAATCAATAAAGAATTCCGCTATCGCGACCGCACGGAAATCTTGGACCCGTGTAAGCATAAATGGTGATATATAGGCTCCATTTCCAGTCCATCTTAAAATAGCGGATTCTTCATTTTTAGATATTATGGGATATTCTGCTCTTTTTGTCTCCAAAATCTCTTGGATCTTTTGAGTAGCAAATTCCTTTATTTCCTCTTTGTGGACAACACGCAACAAAAGTCTCAGGTACAGTGAATTACTAAATCTTCGCCAGTTATTGACATTTCCACTATAAACAGGATCATGAGTAGGATCAATTGACTGGTTAGTTGCCAAATAAGCGTTAGCTGTATCTAATTTGTCAAATATATCTTTATAGATTTCAAATTGTGGATCAAATTGCGGTTCGAAATTCAATGAGTCTCGACCAAGAATTGACCCGGAATAAGGAATATCACCATAGGTATCTGTTAAGATGGAGTATGTCCAGGATTGAAGTACAAGAGAGATACCTTGATAGGATTTATTGGTGTTTTCACCTCGAGTTGATTTACTGTACATGTCTTTGTAATTAGACATGTTCAAGTAATGGCTATTCCAAGTATAATCGGACCAGTTTCTTCTGATATCATAACGAAAGACCCGACCTTCACCATCACTCATGTTAACAGTTACCTGCATGAGTTCATTATTGAAGGTTCTATTCCTTTGCATATTGTAACCCACAGTTTTTACCAATGCGCTTGACATAAACTGATTTGGATAACCATCCTTTGATCCTGTTGGGTCAATATTCAGTTTATCAAATCCTTTTTGGCAAGAACTGAATATGATGAATGAGGCTAATGTTAGAAGTAAAATTTTTAGTTTCATGATATTATAATTAAAATCCAACGATTAAATTAAAACCGAATGTTCTAGTTGAAGGGAACTGAGCGATTTCAAATCCTTTAACCACATCGGGGCCATCGAGCGTTCCGAATTCAGGGTCGAATGCGGGCCATTTAGTCCAGATAAATAGGTCACGCCCATAAATACCCACTGTTGCTCTATTTACGTTGATTTTTTGAGTTAGTTTTTTACTAAG
The Sphingobacterium daejeonense genome window above contains:
- a CDS encoding DUF5689 domain-containing protein, whose translation is MISDHQADNLPKDLLIVQDKRRLNFSRGIAINIGSDAKSYVPGDSLIIDIEGSTLDRVDGILQIKNITNNKISKVASDRPVAVTLTNTARIAANPDHFESTLVALVKAGVGYTPKEGQVISGDFEINDGFGTINVQTDPNSPIAKLPQLRMANYFGIIFIKKDGDKLVPYHRLRSSKDLIELKSVYKTPKVIITGWMNDPAGSDSNHEYMQFMATEDIDFSKTPMSVVTNNNATRARPTGVPQKGWATGGMRTYKFDLTKGKVQKGKLFYVGGSNKLINGNGSTSIKEANWIQSYDYSKNNGFDFGNRTSNLLANSGFAYGIAIFEGTKIDDKSIPEDVVFVATGGSLYADNKGYRIANTDVYDIINPLTLEEQPFYRSGTNTNAHTYNTPANLGHFNYMGGEYNLTLGRWTKVRVKHNPILTKQSLLSEIEDPEFLTKLVE
- a CDS encoding M15 family metallopeptidase; protein product: MTKHILFLKAVLISVFLFSCAVQKEIPASFVDLKTSIPNMEIDLRYHGSHNFLGRPVDGYDAVRVYITKEAATAMMAIQKELNSKGFGIKVFDAYRPQKAVNNFKAWALDIADTLAKQEFYPNVDKRDLFKLGYIAEKSGHSRGSTIDLTIIKLDDKTELDMGTGFDFFGEPSHHDYKNLTEEQRNNRKVLRNIMEKHGFKAIEEEWWHYTLKNEPFKDQYFDFDVK
- a CDS encoding GatB/YqeY domain-containing protein, which translates into the protein MSLEAKINQDIKAAMIAKDNVRLRGLRAIKAAILLANTEKGHAEQLTEDGEIKVLQKLAKQRKESAEIYQQQDRKDLYTIEIEELEVIEEFLPKQLDRDAIENVVKGIIAETGASSIKDMGKVMGAANQKLAGQADGRTISEVVKSLLS
- a CDS encoding GNAT family N-acetyltransferase, which translates into the protein MEWRIKSFSDLSSLELYKILQLRINVFMLEQDCLYPECDDKDLKGEHLYLVEEDQCLAYARLLPPDVSYPNCSSIGRVVVHADHRQHKYGQELMERAIAYLKNEFPEVPIRISAQEYLKRFYTNFGFKIESDVYLEDDIPHLEMALY
- a CDS encoding SDR family NAD(P)-dependent oxidoreductase, with the translated sequence MRTVLITGASSGIGESCALELAKENKYRFLLCARRVEKLEELTQKIKTINPNSETHTFKLDVRNSEEVETTLSNLPEEWKNIDILINNAGLSQGLDAIQDGQIGDWDRMIDTNVKGLLYVTKYVIPMMAGSEQAHIINLGSIAGKEVYPNGNVYCATKHAVDALTKAMRIDLLSKGIKVTSIDPGMVETEFSEVRFHGDKDRAKSVYHGLTPLTGQDIAEIVSFVLSRPKHVNINDLLVMPTAQANGTLVIRK
- the dnaB gene encoding replicative DNA helicase, with the protein product MSLENEFTNNASGQPSRANFNKKRTSLNKLVSGLGKLPPQALDLEEAVLGALMLEKNALSEVIDILKPDSFYKEAHQKIFQAIYNLFQKTSPIDILTVVAELRQMGSLEMVGGAYYITQLTDRVVSAANIEYHARIISQKYIQRELIKVSTEIINSSYDETSDIFDLLDHAEKSLFDIAQNNLRRDSRKMDDIMREAISSLELLRDKTDGLTGIPSGLTALDRMTSGWQPSDLVIIAARPAMGKTAFVLSVARNAAVDHDKPVAVFSLEMSSVQLVNRLIAGETEIEQEKLKKGNLADHEWQQLHSRIGRLTEAPLIIDDTPALNVFEFRAKCRRLKAQYDIQMVIVDYLQLMHGKGDGKGGGGNREQEIGSISRALKSVAKELNIPVLALSQLSRAVESRPGNSKRPMLSDLRESGSIEQDADMVLFLYRPEYYGLLEDEEGRSTVGVGEVIIAKHRNGETGIVPLRFVGKYVKFVDLEDDFSGMSNDGGSFNDFGGGMGSAIQPSGNFGNFGGGITMPSRMNDMPDDAPF
- a CDS encoding SusD/RagB family nutrient-binding outer membrane lipoprotein codes for the protein MKLKILLLTLASFIIFSSCQKGFDKLNIDPTGSKDGYPNQFMSSALVKTVGYNMQRNRTFNNELMQVTVNMSDGEGRVFRYDIRRNWSDYTWNSHYLNMSNYKDMYSKSTRGENTNKSYQGISLVLQSWTYSILTDTYGDIPYSGSILGRDSLNFEPQFDPQFEIYKDIFDKLDTANAYLATNQSIDPTHDPVYSGNVNNWRRFSNSLYLRLLLRVVHKEEIKEFATQKIQEILETKRAEYPIISKNEESAILRWTGNGAYISPFMLTRVQDFRAVAIAEFFIDFLRDSNDPRLNIPEYGTGNVNRLGIAPISGSYTGVPSGYEPGNEDVTKMSYFYSADQQGGVNSLQKEPLTGMMLNFSEVEFIKAEAILKGIIKGNVREAFYSGVESCIRLWLPNWKGNAQSHLVASDIDWNDNENIEQKMERLHRQKYYALFMVDNQQWFEHRRTGHPILPKGKGLSNNGEMPARMTYPVYVQSTNSKNYRAAIERQGPDEMNTKVWWQKP